A DNA window from Agarivorans sp. TSD2052 contains the following coding sequences:
- a CDS encoding YejL family protein yields the protein MAIISKYSNEQVEQLLNDVLKVVDNHNITTDLALMVLGNATTCLINQRVAPEQRKKLTEGFSKALKSSINEK from the coding sequence ATGGCAATAATTTCAAAATATTCTAATGAGCAAGTGGAACAATTACTTAATGATGTACTCAAAGTAGTCGACAACCATAATATCACCACAGATTTAGCACTGATGGTGTTAGGTAATGCGACCACATGTTTGATTAATCAGCGGGTTGCGCCTGAACAACGGAAAAAGCTCACTGAAGGTTTTAGCAAGGCGCTTAAAAGTTCGATCAACGAAAAATAA
- the yejK gene encoding nucleoid-associated protein YejK, giving the protein MSISLKHLILHSLELAEDGTIALQARADEMAHSEAALSLIESLHLNYSGRAAKGFGFYNEDNSSPFKTQLDALLNQDIDFHRYSVDSGTVLIEELKKYEFIEQGVLLLANYEHVAGEYLLIMLLENKTSPAVNESLELTASRYLETSSIQLAARIDITDMQRNPESKRYVSYVKGRAGRKIADFFVEYLGCDDGLDVKVQNAVLMQAVDDYCQATQLDKEEKLAYKGEVKSYCEQQLKDGEEIIVGELAKALPTAEDNVDFYQFAAENYPLEDQFPADRTALKKLAKCFGQGKGVSVSFEQKLLGDRVFYDESTDTLTIVGIPPNLREQLKNNK; this is encoded by the coding sequence ATGAGCATTTCATTAAAACACCTTATTTTACATTCATTAGAATTGGCCGAAGACGGCACTATTGCCCTACAAGCTCGCGCCGACGAGATGGCTCATAGTGAAGCTGCACTTAGCTTAATAGAGAGTCTACACCTCAATTACAGTGGGCGTGCCGCTAAAGGGTTTGGCTTTTATAATGAAGACAATAGTAGTCCCTTCAAGACGCAACTAGATGCTTTACTAAACCAAGACATCGATTTTCATCGATACAGTGTCGATAGCGGCACGGTATTAATTGAAGAACTAAAAAAGTATGAGTTTATTGAGCAGGGCGTGTTATTGCTGGCTAACTATGAACATGTTGCAGGTGAATATCTATTAATCATGTTGCTCGAGAATAAAACCTCTCCTGCTGTGAACGAGAGCTTAGAGCTAACTGCTAGCCGTTATCTTGAGACAAGTTCCATTCAATTAGCGGCTAGGATTGATATCACCGATATGCAACGTAACCCAGAGTCTAAGCGCTATGTCTCTTATGTTAAAGGCAGGGCTGGGCGTAAAATAGCTGATTTTTTTGTCGAGTATTTGGGGTGCGATGACGGCTTGGATGTAAAAGTACAAAATGCAGTGTTGATGCAAGCGGTGGATGATTACTGCCAAGCAACGCAATTAGATAAAGAAGAAAAGCTAGCCTATAAAGGTGAAGTAAAATCTTACTGTGAACAACAGTTAAAAGACGGTGAGGAAATCATCGTAGGAGAATTAGCCAAGGCCTTACCTACCGCTGAAGATAATGTCGACTTTTATCAATTTGCGGCTGAAAACTATCCCCTTGAAGATCAATTTCCAGCTGACCGTACCGCCCTGAAAAAACTGGCTAAATGTTTTGGTCAAGGAAAAGGAGTATCGGTTAGTTTTGAACAAAAATTGTTGGGGGATCGCGTTTTTTACGATGAATCGACAGATACATTGACGATTGTCGGGATCCCTCCTAACTTAAGAGAACAGTTGAAAAATAACAAATAA
- the malE gene encoding maltose/maltodextrin ABC transporter substrate-binding protein MalE has product MKKTILASAIAVASLGMVSNAFAAIEEGQLTIWVNGDKGYNGLAEVGKRFEADTGVKVSVAHPDDAPGKFQQAASTGSGPDIFLWAHDRFGDWVDAGLLTEVKPSAEKKAAVEDFAWDAVTLDGKVYGYPIAIEAIGLIYNKDLVPNPPKTWEEIPALDTELQKSGKHAILWDYNNTYFSWPLLAANGGYIFKFENGSYNVKDTGVATDGAKMGAQVIKDLIENGHMPKGADYGVMDSAFNKGEVAMVINGPWAWDNMEKSGINYGVTYIPTINGNKAKPMVGVLAGAINSASPNADLAVEFLENYLVTNEGLKSVNDDVPLGAVALKSYMEELSSDPRIAATFANAQDGEPMPNVAAMGKFWSAMATSLTNITSGRQPLEKALDAAARRIAK; this is encoded by the coding sequence ATGAAAAAGACAATTCTTGCATCTGCTATAGCGGTTGCTTCTTTAGGCATGGTATCTAATGCTTTTGCTGCGATTGAAGAAGGCCAATTGACCATTTGGGTAAATGGCGATAAAGGCTACAACGGCTTGGCTGAAGTAGGTAAACGCTTTGAAGCTGATACTGGTGTTAAAGTAAGTGTTGCACACCCAGACGATGCCCCTGGTAAATTCCAACAAGCTGCATCTACTGGCTCAGGTCCTGATATTTTCTTGTGGGCTCACGACCGTTTTGGTGACTGGGTTGACGCAGGTCTATTAACTGAGGTTAAGCCAAGCGCAGAGAAAAAAGCAGCAGTTGAAGATTTTGCATGGGATGCAGTAACACTAGATGGCAAAGTTTACGGTTACCCAATTGCTATCGAAGCTATTGGTCTTATCTACAACAAAGACTTAGTGCCTAACCCTCCTAAAACTTGGGAAGAAATTCCTGCACTAGACACCGAACTACAAAAGTCTGGTAAGCACGCAATCCTTTGGGATTACAATAACACTTACTTTTCATGGCCTCTATTGGCTGCGAATGGTGGTTACATCTTTAAATTCGAAAACGGTTCTTACAATGTTAAAGACACCGGTGTAGCGACAGACGGCGCAAAAATGGGCGCTCAAGTTATTAAAGATTTAATCGAAAATGGTCATATGCCAAAAGGCGCTGACTACGGTGTAATGGATTCTGCCTTCAACAAAGGCGAAGTAGCCATGGTTATCAACGGCCCTTGGGCTTGGGATAACATGGAAAAAAGTGGCATCAACTACGGTGTAACTTACATTCCAACTATCAACGGTAACAAAGCTAAGCCAATGGTTGGTGTATTAGCGGGTGCAATTAACTCTGCGTCACCAAATGCTGATTTAGCGGTAGAGTTCTTAGAAAACTACCTTGTTACTAATGAAGGCTTGAAATCTGTGAATGACGATGTACCTCTAGGTGCTGTAGCACTTAAGTCGTACATGGAAGAGCTTTCAAGTGACCCTCGCATCGCTGCAACTTTCGCAAACGCTCAAGATGGTGAGCCAATGCCTAACGTAGCTGCTATGGGTAAATTCTGGTCAGCGATGGCAACATCACTAACCAACATCACTAGTGGTCGTCAACCTCTAGAGAAAGCACTAGACGCGGCAGCGCGTCGTATAGCGAAATAA
- the malF gene encoding maltose ABC transporter permease MalF, with amino-acid sequence MGLSASPGFMQGKYAWLKLLLITAIVLLNGYAIVLMYAGGEYAFALLTLVVVSTGVYVFTTKKMYAHRYIFPGIAGMVVFIIFPLAYTIGIAFTNYSGTNLLSLERVEQLHTQKTYMAKGGSFAFQLHQAAEGKYILALSQDEDLFVTSPVEVISNADVRTKRLTLETERFRLKQVDALPTSAIAPIKEIISHRQFFNNIVLVTPNGDELVMNGLRKFSAMKPLYTRLADGVVLKESGAILPGPSILRNNQTGELMLPNMETGYFQYIDGDGEFVGDRLAPGFTVKVGWKNFERVATDKGIKEPFIEIFIWTVIFAAASVAFTLAIGMVLACLIQWEELKGRAIYRVVLILPYAIPAFISILVFKGLFNQNFGEINGILESLFGIKPDWFTDPVMAKSMILIVNTWLGYPYMMILCLGMLKSIPEDLYEASAMDGAGPINNFFNITVPLLMKPLTPLLVASFAFNFNNFVLIQLLTNGGPDIIGASTPAGTTDLLVSYTYRIAFQGDGGQDYGLASAIATLIFLVVGALALINLKLTKADKA; translated from the coding sequence ATGGGTCTTTCTGCTTCTCCAGGTTTTATGCAGGGCAAATATGCTTGGCTAAAACTGCTGCTGATCACGGCGATTGTATTGCTTAACGGCTACGCAATTGTTTTGATGTATGCAGGTGGTGAATATGCATTTGCATTGCTCACCCTTGTTGTTGTTTCTACTGGTGTGTATGTTTTTACTACTAAAAAAATGTATGCGCACCGATATATCTTCCCCGGTATTGCCGGAATGGTGGTCTTTATCATCTTTCCCTTGGCGTATACCATTGGTATTGCATTTACCAACTACAGCGGAACAAACTTGTTATCGTTGGAACGTGTTGAGCAATTGCATACCCAAAAAACCTACATGGCTAAAGGTGGTTCATTTGCTTTTCAGTTGCATCAAGCGGCTGAAGGTAAATACATCTTGGCACTCTCACAAGATGAAGATCTTTTTGTCACTTCTCCTGTTGAAGTTATCTCTAACGCCGATGTTCGTACTAAACGGCTTACGCTTGAAACTGAACGTTTTAGGCTTAAACAAGTAGATGCTTTGCCTACTAGTGCTATCGCGCCGATAAAAGAAATTATCTCGCATCGCCAATTTTTCAATAATATCGTTCTTGTTACCCCTAACGGTGATGAACTGGTTATGAATGGCCTGCGCAAATTCTCAGCGATGAAGCCTCTATACACTCGTCTCGCTGACGGTGTAGTTCTTAAAGAAAGTGGCGCTATTCTTCCAGGTCCTTCTATCTTACGAAATAACCAAACTGGCGAATTAATGTTGCCAAATATGGAAACGGGTTATTTTCAGTATATCGATGGCGACGGTGAGTTTGTTGGTGATCGCCTTGCTCCGGGTTTTACAGTTAAAGTAGGCTGGAAAAACTTTGAGCGCGTTGCTACCGACAAAGGTATTAAAGAACCGTTTATCGAAATCTTTATTTGGACAGTTATTTTTGCTGCCGCTTCAGTAGCCTTTACCTTGGCTATTGGTATGGTGTTAGCTTGTCTAATTCAGTGGGAAGAGCTTAAAGGGCGCGCTATTTATCGCGTGGTTCTAATTCTTCCTTACGCTATCCCTGCCTTTATCTCTATCTTGGTATTCAAAGGTTTATTTAACCAAAACTTTGGTGAAATTAACGGTATTTTGGAATCGCTATTTGGTATTAAGCCGGATTGGTTTACCGATCCTGTTATGGCCAAATCGATGATTCTAATCGTGAATACTTGGTTAGGTTATCCGTACATGATGATCTTATGTTTAGGTATGCTTAAGTCTATCCCTGAAGATTTGTATGAAGCTTCAGCAATGGATGGCGCAGGTCCAATCAATAATTTCTTCAACATTACTGTACCACTGCTGATGAAGCCTCTAACCCCGTTGTTGGTAGCCTCTTTTGCCTTTAACTTTAACAACTTTGTATTGATTCAGTTGTTAACCAATGGTGGTCCAGACATTATCGGTGCTTCTACTCCTGCAGGTACAACTGACTTACTCGTAAGTTATACCTACCGTATTGCCTTCCAAGGCGATGGTGGTCAGGATTACGGTCTCGCCAGTGCAATTGCAACGCTAATCTTCTTAGTGGTTGGTGCGCTTGCCTTGATTAACTTGAAATTAACTAAAGCTGACAAGGCATAA
- the malG gene encoding maltose ABC transporter permease MalG, producing MAMVQAKSLKYRKLATHVVLCLFLCLIIFPLLMVITISFRTGNFAVGELIPSNPTLDHWRLALGITVVNPDGSLTPPPFPVLTWLWNSIKVAGISALLIVALSTTSAYAFARMRFKGKATILNGMLIFQMFPSVLALVAIYALFNKIGEYIPWLGLNTHGGLIFAYLGGIALHVWTIKGYFETIDPALEESAAIDGATPWQAFRLVLLPLSVPILAVVFILAFIGVITEVPMASVLMQDVDKLTLAVGAQQYLYPQNYLWGDFAAAAVLSGFPITLVFLMAQRWLVGGLTAGGVKG from the coding sequence ATGGCAATGGTTCAAGCTAAGTCATTGAAATATAGAAAACTAGCTACTCACGTAGTGTTATGTTTATTTCTATGTTTGATTATATTCCCATTATTGATGGTTATTACTATTTCGTTCCGTACTGGTAACTTTGCGGTAGGCGAACTTATTCCATCTAACCCAACTCTGGACCACTGGCGTTTAGCCTTAGGGATTACAGTTGTAAACCCAGATGGTTCTTTGACACCACCACCATTCCCTGTACTAACTTGGTTGTGGAACTCAATTAAAGTTGCGGGTATTTCAGCACTGTTAATTGTGGCCTTATCTACTACAAGTGCTTACGCGTTTGCGCGTATGCGTTTTAAGGGTAAAGCAACCATTCTTAACGGTATGTTAATTTTCCAAATGTTCCCATCTGTATTGGCCTTGGTAGCAATTTATGCCTTGTTCAACAAGATTGGTGAATACATTCCTTGGTTGGGTCTAAACACTCATGGTGGTCTTATTTTCGCTTACCTTGGTGGTATCGCACTGCACGTGTGGACGATTAAAGGGTACTTCGAAACTATTGACCCTGCGCTTGAAGAGTCTGCGGCTATTGACGGCGCAACTCCATGGCAAGCGTTTAGATTGGTATTGTTACCGCTTTCTGTACCTATTTTGGCAGTAGTATTTATCCTCGCGTTTATTGGGGTAATTACTGAAGTGCCAATGGCCTCTGTATTGATGCAAGACGTAGATAAACTCACGCTTGCAGTAGGTGCTCAACAATATCTCTATCCGCAAAACTACTTGTGGGGCGATTTCGCCGCCGCAGCAGTATTGTCTGGATTCCCTATCACGCTAGTGTTCCTAATGGCCCAACGTTGGTTGGTCGGCGGGTTAACGGCTGGTGGTGTTAAAGGTTAA
- a CDS encoding ABC transporter ATP-binding protein: MANVILKNVRKNYDPAIHQDTLRDINLDIQDGEFVVFVGPSGCGKSTLLRMIAGLEDITSGELQIGGNFMNDVPPVERNVGMVFQSYALYPHMDLRENMSFGLKLKKVDKETIEKRVNNASDILGLDPLLDRKPKELSGGQRQRVAIGRCIVQQPGVFLFDEPLSNLDAALRVKMRIEIAKLHKELQSTIIYVTHDQVEAMTLADKIVVLSPLDPNAGSNLEQYGSPLELYHNPANKFVAGFIGSPKMNFIEGELIESGEQHSKIKLVTGDIISAAVDTSRASVGDTVEFGCRPEHLVEDTHAHAENFITGTVVVAEHLGAESYVYMDVKGFDFTFKARSEFPSNNGDQLRVGLPTNAGYLFDSNGIAFPRTAKYNKD; this comes from the coding sequence ATGGCTAATGTAATTCTAAAAAATGTACGTAAGAACTATGATCCTGCAATTCACCAAGACACTTTGCGTGACATTAACTTAGACATTCAAGATGGCGAATTTGTTGTATTTGTTGGTCCATCAGGTTGTGGTAAATCAACGCTTTTACGTATGATCGCTGGCCTAGAAGACATCACTAGTGGTGAACTTCAAATTGGTGGTAACTTCATGAATGATGTTCCACCAGTAGAGCGTAATGTAGGTATGGTATTCCAGTCTTACGCTCTTTACCCACACATGGATCTACGCGAAAACATGTCTTTCGGCCTTAAATTGAAGAAGGTTGACAAAGAGACTATCGAGAAACGTGTAAACAATGCGTCTGATATTTTGGGCTTAGACCCGTTACTTGATCGTAAACCAAAAGAATTAAGTGGTGGTCAACGTCAGCGTGTTGCTATTGGTCGTTGTATTGTACAACAACCAGGTGTATTTCTATTCGATGAGCCTTTATCAAACCTTGATGCTGCGCTTCGTGTGAAAATGCGTATCGAGATTGCTAAACTGCACAAAGAACTTCAATCAACTATTATCTACGTTACCCACGACCAAGTGGAAGCGATGACTTTAGCTGACAAAATTGTTGTGCTAAGCCCATTAGATCCAAATGCAGGGTCTAACTTGGAGCAATATGGTTCTCCGTTAGAGCTTTACCATAACCCTGCAAATAAATTTGTTGCTGGTTTTATTGGCTCTCCTAAAATGAACTTCATTGAAGGCGAACTTATTGAATCGGGTGAGCAACACAGTAAGATTAAATTGGTAACTGGCGATATCATCAGTGCAGCAGTTGACACTAGCCGCGCTAGCGTTGGCGATACTGTAGAGTTTGGTTGCCGCCCTGAGCACTTGGTTGAAGATACCCATGCTCATGCAGAGAACTTCATTACAGGTACAGTTGTAGTTGCTGAACACTTAGGTGCTGAGTCTTACGTTTATATGGACGTTAAAGGCTTCGATTTCACCTTTAAAGCACGTAGCGAATTCCCATCTAACAATGGCGATCAACTACGTGTAGGTTTACCAACTAACGCGGGTTACTTGTTTGATAGTAATGGCATTGCGTTCCCACGTACTGCCAAGTACAACAAAGACTAG
- a CDS encoding PilZ domain-containing protein: MDPIAPELLKEFNALPCQTEVHLQIPTATTPLRLRSRLIGIEPGMCIILSRGMDQQWDAAKELIREGQSIVVRIVNEGDPDATIFAYRGSISKLMSSVGRWVVLDYPRSIQKISLRQHSRLPVSLPCQLITEGDKPETLIGLLKDLSLNGGGFVSSPIPMPLSQQSFTLSLAIENQEALTIKASICNQHLEQRAPEKVHYGLSFGGTEKEKQLFVQTALLEILQKENKTPS; the protein is encoded by the coding sequence GTGGACCCAATTGCCCCTGAATTACTAAAAGAGTTTAATGCACTACCTTGTCAAACTGAGGTGCATCTACAAATTCCCACTGCGACGACCCCTTTGCGCTTACGTAGTCGATTAATCGGTATTGAACCCGGCATGTGTATAATTCTCTCTAGGGGAATGGACCAGCAATGGGATGCAGCCAAAGAGCTGATTCGCGAAGGCCAGTCGATTGTGGTTCGAATCGTCAATGAAGGGGATCCCGACGCAACTATTTTTGCTTATCGAGGTTCCATTTCTAAGCTGATGAGTAGCGTTGGTCGTTGGGTAGTATTAGATTATCCACGCAGCATTCAGAAAATCAGTTTACGACAACATAGTCGCTTACCCGTCTCTTTACCCTGCCAATTAATCACCGAAGGAGACAAACCCGAAACGCTGATTGGTTTACTAAAAGACTTGTCGTTAAATGGCGGTGGCTTTGTTAGTAGCCCTATCCCAATGCCACTAAGCCAACAAAGCTTTACTTTAAGCCTAGCCATCGAGAACCAAGAGGCACTTACAATTAAAGCCAGTATTTGTAATCAACACCTAGAACAACGAGCGCCTGAAAAAGTACATTATGGTTTGAGTTTTGGAGGCACAGAAAAAGAAAAACAGCTTTTTGTGCAGACTGCACTACTAGAAATTTTACAAAAAGAAAATAAGACACCAAGCTAA
- the dsbB gene encoding disulfide bond formation protein DsbB, translating to MLNFLSSMPHQRKPWFLLFVGSLSLELCALFFQHVMKLDPCVMCIYERVAMFGLMAAGLVGCIAPKYLIVRLAAFGLWLASAGWGLQLAITHTDYQMNPNPFATCDFFANFPEWMPLDKWIPWLFNPTGFCDEISWMFFGWSMPQWLIAIFAIFLCAGVVFFALQWRKKPTY from the coding sequence ATGCTCAACTTTTTAAGCAGTATGCCGCACCAACGTAAACCTTGGTTTCTGCTTTTTGTTGGTAGCTTGTCACTTGAATTATGTGCGTTGTTCTTTCAACACGTGATGAAGCTTGATCCCTGTGTCATGTGCATCTACGAACGCGTAGCTATGTTCGGTTTGATGGCTGCTGGCTTAGTGGGTTGCATTGCACCCAAGTACCTAATTGTTCGTTTGGCCGCCTTTGGCTTGTGGTTGGCTAGTGCTGGTTGGGGTTTGCAACTGGCGATTACCCACACTGATTATCAGATGAATCCAAATCCTTTTGCCACGTGTGATTTTTTTGCTAATTTCCCTGAGTGGATGCCGCTAGATAAATGGATCCCATGGCTATTTAATCCAACCGGTTTTTGCGACGAAATCTCTTGGATGTTCTTTGGCTGGTCAATGCCGCAATGGCTAATCGCGATATTTGCCATTTTCCTCTGCGCCGGCGTAGTGTTTTTCGCTCTACAGTGGCGTAAAAAACCCACCTATTAA
- the nhaB gene encoding sodium/proton antiporter NhaB, which produces MNTSLTSAFAKNFLGNAPLWYKKAIVLFLIINPIVFYINPFLAGWLLVIEFIFTLAMALKCYPLQPGGLLAIEAVAIGMTSSETVKHELVANFEVVLLLIFMVAGIFFMKQLLLFVFTKMLIKIKDKAILSLAFCAAGAFLSAFLDALTVIAVVISVAIGFYSIYHKVASGKDFHQKHDHTNDDLSSNDLEGFRAFLRSLMMHAGVGTALGGVCTMVGEPQNLIIADQSSWQFFEFFLRMSPVSIPVLIFGLATCVLLEKVGKFGYGGELPPNVRKILTDYDKFEDEKRNNRDRAKLIVQALIAVWLIAGLALHLAAVGLIGLSVIILATSFTGITEEHQLGKAFEEALPFTALLAVFFSIVAVIIDLELFKPVIHWVLSIEEEGQLVAFYLANGLLSMVSDNVFVGTVYINEVKTAWNEGQITRDQFDMLAVAINTGTNLPSVATPNGQAAFLFLLTSSLAPLLRLSYGRMVWMALPYTVVLAGVGLLCVEYALVPATQYFYDMGWITHHVAGAASAVSAGH; this is translated from the coding sequence ATGAATACAAGTCTTACCAGTGCTTTTGCTAAGAATTTTCTTGGTAATGCACCTCTTTGGTATAAAAAAGCCATTGTTTTATTTCTAATTATTAACCCCATCGTTTTTTATATTAACCCCTTTCTCGCGGGTTGGTTGCTGGTTATTGAGTTCATTTTCACTTTAGCGATGGCCTTAAAATGTTACCCTCTTCAACCTGGTGGTTTGTTGGCTATTGAAGCGGTAGCCATCGGTATGACATCCTCTGAAACCGTAAAACATGAATTAGTGGCCAATTTTGAAGTAGTACTGTTGCTAATCTTCATGGTGGCAGGGATCTTCTTCATGAAGCAGTTACTGCTTTTTGTATTCACCAAGATGCTAATAAAAATCAAAGACAAGGCTATTTTGTCTTTGGCCTTCTGTGCTGCTGGCGCTTTTCTATCAGCTTTTCTAGACGCCTTAACCGTTATTGCGGTTGTGATCAGCGTTGCCATAGGTTTCTACAGCATCTACCACAAGGTAGCTTCAGGCAAAGATTTTCATCAAAAGCACGATCATACCAATGATGACTTAAGCAGTAATGACCTAGAAGGCTTTCGAGCGTTTTTACGTAGTTTAATGATGCACGCGGGTGTAGGTACTGCGCTGGGTGGCGTTTGTACTATGGTCGGTGAGCCACAAAACCTCATCATTGCCGACCAGTCAAGCTGGCAGTTCTTTGAGTTCTTCTTGCGTATGTCTCCAGTGTCGATACCAGTACTCATTTTTGGTTTAGCCACTTGTGTGCTGTTAGAAAAAGTAGGTAAGTTTGGTTACGGAGGAGAACTTCCTCCCAACGTACGAAAAATTCTTACTGACTATGATAAGTTTGAAGACGAGAAGCGTAATAATCGCGATCGCGCCAAGCTAATCGTACAAGCGCTAATTGCAGTATGGCTAATTGCCGGTTTAGCCTTACACTTAGCCGCCGTGGGCCTAATTGGTCTGTCGGTGATTATTTTAGCCACTTCGTTCACGGGAATTACAGAAGAGCACCAATTAGGTAAGGCCTTTGAAGAAGCCCTGCCATTCACCGCTTTGTTAGCCGTATTTTTCTCTATTGTTGCTGTAATTATTGACTTAGAGTTGTTTAAGCCCGTTATTCATTGGGTGTTGTCTATTGAAGAAGAAGGCCAGTTAGTCGCCTTCTATCTGGCTAATGGCTTGCTTTCGATGGTAAGTGACAACGTATTTGTTGGTACGGTTTATATAAACGAAGTCAAAACTGCTTGGAACGAAGGTCAAATTACCCGCGATCAGTTCGACATGCTTGCGGTGGCTATTAATACGGGTACGAACCTACCTTCAGTGGCGACGCCAAATGGTCAAGCCGCATTCTTATTCCTACTCACCTCTTCATTGGCACCTCTGTTACGTTTGTCATACGGACGAATGGTGTGGATGGCATTGCCTTATACTGTTGTATTGGCTGGCGTAGGTTTGCTTTGTGTTGAATATGCCTTAGTGCCTGCGACCCAATACTTCTATGATATGGGATGGATTACCCATCACGTTGCGGGTGCAGCGTCAGCGGTTTCTGCTGGACATTAA
- the fadR gene encoding fatty acid metabolism transcriptional regulator FadR yields MVIKAKSPAGFAEQYIIESIWNNRFAPGTILPAERELSELIGVTRTTLREVLQRLARDGWLTIQHGKPTKVNNFWETAGLNILATLARLDTEGVPELFEQLLSARTNISVIFIRGALKNNPEKSRQLIEQYKLLEQTGEAYAEFDYQVLHGLSFASGNPLYALILNGFRGMYQSVGKYYFEDPVSRQLVDKFYDDLIVLAESGEHDKALQVVRNYGIASSEVWKRLRETMPSDIMDVD; encoded by the coding sequence ATGGTAATTAAAGCAAAAAGCCCAGCGGGATTTGCAGAACAGTACATTATTGAATCTATCTGGAATAATCGCTTTGCTCCCGGCACCATATTGCCTGCTGAAAGAGAATTATCAGAGTTAATAGGGGTAACAAGAACCACGTTACGTGAAGTATTGCAGCGTTTAGCTCGCGACGGCTGGCTAACCATTCAGCACGGTAAACCTACCAAGGTGAATAATTTCTGGGAAACGGCCGGGCTGAATATTCTAGCGACGCTGGCTCGATTAGATACCGAGGGGGTTCCAGAGTTATTCGAACAACTGTTGTCTGCTCGAACCAATATTAGTGTTATTTTCATTCGCGGTGCTTTAAAAAATAATCCTGAGAAAAGCCGTCAGCTTATTGAGCAATATAAGCTCTTAGAACAAACCGGAGAAGCCTACGCTGAGTTTGATTATCAAGTGTTGCATGGCCTATCTTTTGCCTCTGGTAACCCTTTGTACGCATTAATCCTAAATGGATTTAGAGGCATGTATCAAAGTGTAGGCAAATATTATTTTGAAGACCCGGTTTCACGCCAACTGGTTGATAAGTTCTACGATGATCTCATTGTTCTTGCTGAGTCTGGCGAGCACGATAAAGCGCTACAAGTGGTACGTAATTACGGTATTGCTAGTAGTGAAGTATGGAAGCGATTACGTGAGACAATGCCAAGTGACATTATGGACGTAGACTAA
- a CDS encoding glutaredoxin family protein has protein sequence MKVIRWILGRIILLLNAVFSPKSVIRSSEDQAAIDQKLQGLDLYQLAACPFCVKVRRAMKRNGINIGLRDINAQPKYLEELVTGGGSRKVPCLRITQGDQVEWLYESNDIIRYLEQKVA, from the coding sequence ATGAAAGTAATTCGTTGGATTTTAGGCCGTATTATATTGTTACTAAATGCGGTTTTTTCTCCCAAATCAGTGATACGCAGTAGCGAAGATCAAGCAGCCATTGATCAAAAGTTACAAGGTTTAGACCTTTATCAATTGGCGGCATGCCCTTTTTGCGTAAAAGTAAGACGAGCCATGAAACGTAACGGTATTAATATTGGCTTACGAGATATTAACGCTCAGCCTAAATACCTCGAAGAACTGGTAACTGGCGGCGGCTCACGAAAAGTTCCTTGTTTGCGCATAACTCAAGGCGACCAAGTAGAATGGTTGTATGAATCAAATGATATTATTCGTTATTTAGAACAGAAAGTTGCATAA
- a CDS encoding TMEM165/GDT1 family protein has translation MEALFTSITAVAIAEIGDKTQLLALLLACKFRKPLPIIAGIIIATLLNHAAAAWFGSFVQTWFSPEILRWVLGLSFIAMAIWVLIPDKVDDLESGMLKYGPFVASLILFFIAEIGDKTQVATVILAAKYDSLFMVIMGTTIGMCLANVPVVLLGKLGVDKLPMALIHRITAVLFLVLGVTTLLF, from the coding sequence ATGGAAGCCCTATTTACTTCAATCACCGCTGTTGCTATCGCCGAAATTGGCGACAAAACCCAACTACTGGCCTTATTATTAGCCTGCAAGTTTCGTAAACCCTTACCCATTATTGCTGGCATTATCATTGCCACTTTACTCAATCACGCCGCCGCAGCGTGGTTTGGCTCTTTTGTGCAAACGTGGTTCAGCCCAGAGATATTGCGTTGGGTGTTAGGGTTGTCATTTATTGCTATGGCTATCTGGGTGTTAATTCCAGACAAAGTGGATGACCTAGAAAGTGGTATGCTCAAGTATGGCCCCTTTGTTGCTTCTCTCATACTGTTCTTTATTGCTGAAATTGGCGACAAAACTCAAGTAGCCACGGTGATCTTGGCGGCAAAATACGACTCGCTGTTTATGGTCATTATGGGAACGACCATTGGTATGTGTTTAGCCAATGTACCAGTAGTACTCCTTGGGAAGCTAGGTGTTGATAAACTACCGATGGCCTTAATCCACCGTATTACCGCTGTATTATTTTTGGTGTTGGGTGTAACTACATTGCTATTTTAG